In Nitrospinaceae bacterium, the genomic stretch TGTTCGGTATGTGGGCTCGATGATTTTTCATACATGTGGAGCTACCTTTTCCTGACAAGCATTCCACTAGCGGCAATGAGCATCGTTGGTGGATATTTTTTTTATTCGTATCAGCGCGCAAACAAACCTTCGGACGACCCCGACGGGCCGTCCGCCAAATAAATTGTAGGGAGAAGTCGAATTGAGTCAGACGGCCGCCGTAGAAGCTGCTGAAACACCATTAACACCCGAGAGTTGGGGAAAGACCGGAATGTGGCTCTTCCTCTCGGGAGATGCCATGTCGTTCGGAACCTTGCTTGCGGGATACGCAATTATGCGGGCCAACAGCACCAACTGGCCCAACCCTTCCGAGGCACTCGGCATCTCGCTAACTGCCTTCATGACGTTCTTGTTGATTTGCAGCAGTCTGTCGATGGTCAAGGCCCTCGATGCCATCAAGCACGGAGAGAAGGAAAAATTCAAAAAATTCATGCTCATGACCATCGGCGGCGGAATCATCTTCGTCGGTCTTCAGGCCTATGAGTGGAATCACCTAATTCATGGGGCGAATCTCGGCCTCACCGAAAACCCGTTCGGCGCACCGCTGTT encodes the following:
- a CDS encoding bb3-type cytochrome oxidase subunit IV is translated as MSQTAAVEAAETPLTPESWGKTGMWLFLSGDAMSFGTLLAGYAIMRANSTNWPNPSEALGISLTAFMTFLLICSSLSMVKALDAIKHGEKEKFKKFMLMTIGGGIIFVGLQAYEWNHLIHGANLGLTENPFGAPLFGTTFYMITGFHGLHVTGGVIYLTCVLIAAGKRGYTTDCFNLVENVGLYWHFV